A window of Selenomonas ruminantium subsp. lactilytica TAM6421 contains these coding sequences:
- a CDS encoding tetratricopeptide repeat protein: MTCFIPPEFRVKKEFDEEKFFEECMREFSNIRRDLQLDDETLKKAQRNQLLERYTKDVMKGCTVEGIKEMAKSVPDCDMNKGWCFGSSFISFSPLPVFDPTEEKVRCMIIFYREKCVLLRGRIEQVQGFERIICDKEKKVADGDVAAMFFLGKAYEEGRICVKDKEKSLAYYQQAKDTWAGYLSRRYEKWLDKAVQDSGLEMIGRIGREYIAGNFAQTAKKNRDSKLKKEVKWLTKAIDDGDGWAAFTKGNICFYGYGRWGTRKKEAYNNYLKAAKSKDSIYAMELGEF; the protein is encoded by the coding sequence ATGACTTGTTTTATTCCACCAGAGTTTAGAGTGAAAAAAGAATTTGACGAAGAAAAGTTTTTCGAAGAATGTATGCGGGAATTTTCTAATATTCGCAGAGATTTACAGCTTGATGACGAAACGTTAAAAAAGGCACAGAGGAATCAACTTCTCGAGCGTTATACAAAGGATGTTATGAAAGGTTGTACAGTTGAGGGAATTAAAGAAATGGCTAAATCGGTCCCTGACTGTGATATGAATAAAGGATGGTGTTTTGGGAGTAGTTTTATATCATTTAGTCCATTACCTGTCTTTGATCCAACAGAAGAAAAAGTTAGGTGTATGATTATCTTTTATAGGGAAAAATGTGTTTTGTTGCGTGGAAGGATAGAACAGGTACAAGGCTTTGAAAGAATAATATGTGATAAGGAAAAGAAAGTAGCAGATGGTGATGTGGCAGCCATGTTTTTTCTTGGAAAAGCCTATGAAGAAGGCCGTATTTGTGTAAAGGATAAAGAAAAGTCACTGGCGTATTATCAGCAGGCAAAGGATACATGGGCAGGTTATTTATCTCGACGATATGAAAAGTGGCTGGATAAGGCAGTGCAAGATAGTGGCTTGGAAATGATAGGACGTATTGGCCGGGAATATATAGCAGGAAATTTTGCACAGACAGCTAAAAAGAATCGTGACAGCAAATTGAAGAAAGAAGTTAAGTGGCTGACCAAAGCCATAGATGATGGTGATGGCTGGGCTGCTTTTACCAAAGGGAATATCTGTTTCTATGGATATGGCAGATGGGGAACAAGAAAAAAGGAAGCATATAATAATTACTTGAAGGCCGCAAAATCTAAAGATTCAATATATGCAATGGAATTAGGAGAATTTTGA
- a CDS encoding tetratricopeptide repeat protein: METDFLLKGKAAYNAGKYEMAIDCYEQAIAKGNAEAMYLAACMYQSGIGVAKDIEKSRKLFRQASDEGEDRAKNALLLIENSLAVHRRVYIAEACDLRKKGKYKEAMDEFRSMAGEYAIPDEYTAECMYWIGVMYKLGQGVTKDEKRQKNGLKNL, translated from the coding sequence ATGGAAACGGATTTTTTGTTAAAAGGGAAGGCAGCTTATAACGCGGGAAAGTACGAAATGGCAATAGACTGCTATGAGCAAGCAATTGCAAAAGGCAATGCAGAGGCAATGTATTTGGCTGCTTGTATGTATCAGTCTGGTATTGGTGTTGCAAAGGATATTGAAAAATCGAGAAAACTATTCAGACAAGCTTCTGATGAAGGTGAAGATAGAGCGAAAAATGCGTTGTTATTGATAGAAAATTCACTCGCCGTTCACCGGCGTGTTTATATAGCAGAGGCCTGCGATTTGCGGAAAAAAGGTAAGTATAAAGAAGCTATGGATGAATTTCGCTCTATGGCTGGAGAATACGCTATACCCGATGAATACACTGCAGAGTGTATGTACTGGATAGGAGTAATGTATAAATTGGGGCAAGGTGTAACAAAGGATGAAAAAAGGCAAAAGAATGGTTTGAAAAATCTGTAG
- a CDS encoding DUF1097 domain-containing protein, translating into MEQVIRAIKDINQTDVVVAAVSAVACLGALLELPVWAVFIGWAWYLAIGANGKAIKEGAVTAAASGIMALTAVVLTDVISGFMTGLAANMLAVFIMILVLMVSLKLSYIKHSLVGFNTFSCVFAGYYLGAFPVQNDYWLNIGYSFVYICGSNILGLVVGWLAQKLCNVSLHRKESPKGAAA; encoded by the coding sequence ATGGAACAAGTAATTCGGGCAATAAAGGATATCAATCAGACGGATGTTGTGGTAGCAGCCGTTTCAGCTGTGGCTTGCCTTGGCGCTTTACTGGAGCTGCCGGTATGGGCAGTATTTATCGGCTGGGCGTGGTATTTGGCCATTGGAGCAAATGGCAAGGCGATAAAGGAAGGTGCGGTTACAGCTGCGGCCTCTGGCATCATGGCGCTTACTGCGGTGGTGCTTACCGATGTGATTTCCGGATTCATGACTGGATTGGCCGCCAATATGCTTGCGGTCTTCATCATGATTCTGGTGCTGATGGTCTCACTTAAATTATCCTATATCAAGCATTCTCTGGTAGGCTTTAATACCTTCTCTTGTGTCTTTGCCGGGTATTATCTGGGCGCATTCCCCGTGCAGAACGATTACTGGCTGAATATTGGATATTCCTTTGTCTATATCTGTGGCTCCAATATTCTGGGGCTTGTGGTGGGCTGGCTGGCCCAGAAGCTTTGCAATGTGTCCCTGCATCGTAAAGAATCACCCAAGGGAGCTGCTGCATAA
- a CDS encoding DUF1810 domain-containing protein encodes MKDNISRFIKAQAGVYETALAEIKNGRKKSHWIWYIFPQLVNLGYSETAKYYGIKDMVEAKAYLANETLRQRLVEISNALLSLPKNDALEVMGSPDHLKLRSSMTLFALSDPECEVFRKVLDKYYEGRMDDKTVALLKNQEQGK; translated from the coding sequence ATGAAAGATAATATAAGCAGATTCATAAAGGCTCAGGCCGGGGTGTATGAAACTGCCCTGGCTGAAATAAAAAATGGCAGGAAGAAGTCCCATTGGATTTGGTATATCTTCCCGCAACTGGTCAATCTGGGGTATAGTGAGACGGCAAAATACTATGGCATTAAGGACATGGTAGAGGCTAAGGCGTATCTAGCTAATGAAACGCTGCGGCAGAGGCTGGTGGAGATAAGCAATGCATTATTATCCCTGCCCAAAAATGATGCGCTGGAGGTTATGGGCTCTCCGGATCATCTGAAACTTCGGTCGTCCATGACACTCTTTGCCCTGTCGGATCCGGAATGCGAAGTTTTCCGCAAGGTGCTGGATAAGTACTATGAAGGCAGAATGGATGACAAAACGGTAGCGCTGTTGAAAAATCAGGAACAGGGAAAATGA
- a CDS encoding CbrC family protein: MKESTFRYYPNIYADEALVHADGVCQCCGKNVHEYIEFMYTEEKVDCICLPCIHDGSAAIKFQGEFIAAADWVSDSAKREELFHRTPGYISIQDVYWLACCDDYCQFLRYVDDINDLDELGCQEELLQEYAQRKDSHPLDFVRKYLHRDWDVRGYLFKCMHCGKYHLWVDVD; the protein is encoded by the coding sequence ATGCAGATGAGGCGCTAGTTCATGCAGATGGTGTATGTCAGTGTTGTGGCAAGAATGTGCATGAATATATTGAATTTATGTACACCGAGGAGAAGGTTGACTGTATTTGCCTTCCGTGTATTCATGATGGCAGTGCAGCTATAAAATTTCAAGGGGAGTTTATTGCTGCAGCAGATTGGGTCAGCGATTCGGCAAAGAGAGAAGAGCTCTTTCACAGAACGCCGGGCTACATATCCATTCAAGATGTGTACTGGCTGGCTTGTTGTGATGATTATTGTCAGTTTTTGCGCTATGTGGATGATATTAATGACCTGGATGAATTAGGATGCCAAGAGGAGTTGCTACAGGAATATGCACAGCGTAAAGATTCGCATCCTCTTGACTTTGTGCGGAAATACCTGCATCGGGATTGGGATGTGCGCGGCTATTTGTTTAAGTGCATGCATTGTGGGAAATATCATCTGTGGGTGGATGTAGATTAG
- a CDS encoding single-stranded DNA-binding protein, translating into MNKVCFIGNLASDVYFNIYEKNNRLTMVATVFVAVNQRISKKSNKKPAPNYIPVTAFNKLAEAMSENLHKGPKVGIHGRLQPKRWTDKDGNRRFDVGVIVSRIDFLSPKSASTGTDATTAPSDTK; encoded by the coding sequence ATGAATAAGGTATGTTTTATCGGCAATCTTGCCAGCGATGTCTATTTCAACATCTACGAAAAGAATAACCGTCTTACGATGGTCGCCACGGTTTTCGTAGCGGTAAATCAGCGCATATCCAAAAAGTCCAACAAAAAGCCAGCCCCTAATTACATCCCCGTGACAGCCTTCAACAAACTTGCTGAAGCCATGTCCGAGAACCTGCATAAGGGCCCAAAAGTAGGGATACACGGCAGGCTTCAGCCCAAACGCTGGACAGACAAGGATGGCAACCGCCGCTTTGATGTCGGGGTAATCGTAAGCAGAATCGACTTTTTAAGTCCTAAATCTGCTTCTACTGGTACTGACGCTACTACTGCCCCATCCGACACGAAATGA
- a CDS encoding helix-turn-helix domain-containing protein, with protein sequence MMSSEDEVLSRELDIYIRKHLHPEGIKLRDFLNLGGQYGAAPNIGGAKWALEFLLKNLELTFSERLVEIIEEKGRKPSEIYTKAGITKTHFSKIRSDKDYHPTKETALAFAIALHLDLRETNDLLRRAGYSISHSHESDLIVEFYIKKGIYNIDRINNQLDLRGHKTLTNWRKIKD encoded by the coding sequence ATGATGAGCAGCGAAGATGAGGTGCTTAGTCGAGAACTGGATATATACATTAGAAAGCACCTACATCCGGAGGGAATAAAACTTAGGGATTTCTTGAATCTTGGTGGGCAATATGGCGCTGCCCCCAATATAGGTGGGGCAAAGTGGGCACTGGAGTTTCTGTTAAAGAATCTGGAACTTACTTTTTCAGAGAGGCTGGTTGAGATTATTGAAGAAAAGGGACGTAAGCCTTCAGAAATATACACTAAGGCAGGGATTACAAAGACACACTTCTCTAAGATTAGATCAGATAAGGATTATCATCCAACCAAGGAAACAGCGCTGGCTTTTGCTATTGCCCTGCATTTGGATTTAAGGGAAACCAATGATCTGTTGCGTAGAGCTGGTTATTCCATATCTCATAGCCATGAGAGTGACCTTATTGTGGAATTTTATATCAAAAAGGGTATCTATAATATTGATAGAATCAACAATCAACTGGATTTACGCGGCCACAAAACTCTGACAAACTGGCGTAAAATCAAGGATTGA
- a CDS encoding HAD domain-containing protein, with amino-acid sequence MKLDKIRPVLVCEGNRSKATSLVYNECGFASDTVAKNFCKIVRKFKSKIEMHSKGKIVDAKNIMMVMVVGGLQGNKIEICAEGEDSQQAVKSLANYLFSIRPKDYINVIFLDVDGVLNSAKDGYSIKLSTDLHLKLLKRIVKATKAKIVLSSSWRIGWTPASRNLLNRFKDFGLEIMDCTPKLPESCRGDEIKQWLNDSEYEIGRFVILDDEADMAEFTAANLVQTDTKVGLQEKDAIRCIKMLKGHYRDGSTSSLSKNPFKI; translated from the coding sequence TTGAAACTGGACAAAATAAGGCCTGTGCTCGTATGTGAAGGAAACAGGTCTAAAGCTACATCACTAGTTTATAATGAATGTGGATTTGCAAGTGATACGGTAGCAAAGAATTTTTGTAAAATAGTCAGAAAATTCAAATCAAAGATAGAAATGCACTCTAAAGGTAAAATCGTAGATGCCAAGAATATTATGATGGTTATGGTGGTAGGAGGATTGCAGGGAAATAAAATAGAGATTTGTGCGGAAGGTGAAGATTCACAACAGGCCGTAAAATCCTTGGCTAATTATCTGTTCAGTATAAGGCCCAAGGATTATATAAACGTTATTTTTTTAGACGTGGATGGTGTATTAAATTCTGCAAAAGACGGATATTCTATTAAATTATCCACAGATTTACATCTAAAGCTGTTAAAACGAATTGTAAAGGCTACAAAGGCGAAGATTGTTTTGTCATCATCATGGAGAATAGGCTGGACTCCTGCCAGTAGGAATCTTCTAAATCGATTTAAGGATTTTGGCTTGGAAATTATGGATTGTACTCCCAAACTTCCTGAGTCGTGTCGTGGCGATGAAATCAAGCAATGGCTGAATGATAGTGAGTATGAGATTGGACGTTTTGTCATTTTGGATGATGAAGCTGACATGGCAGAATTTACAGCTGCTAATCTTGTACAAACAGATACTAAGGTGGGCTTGCAGGAAAAGGATGCTATTAGGTGCATAAAGATGCTAAAAGGTCATTATAGGGATGGATCTACTTCCAGTTTGAGTAAAAATCCATTTAAAATTTAG
- a CDS encoding DUF4870 domain-containing protein: protein MIDSRQKFLAVAAHIGYLFFGCGYVLLPLVLYLLYKNSDEFVAGHAKQALTAQGMFGLVCVVGTVLILIRIGVILLPFVILLCLLWLCSSLYACFRVLRGEKYHYPLLGRF, encoded by the coding sequence TTGATTGATAGCAGACAAAAGTTCTTAGCTGTAGCAGCACATATAGGGTATCTGTTTTTCGGCTGTGGGTATGTACTGTTACCACTGGTGTTATATCTGTTGTACAAAAATAGTGATGAATTTGTTGCTGGTCATGCAAAGCAGGCACTGACAGCCCAGGGAATGTTCGGTTTGGTTTGTGTAGTGGGAACCGTCCTTATCTTAATTCGTATTGGAGTGATTTTGCTGCCATTTGTTATTCTGCTGTGCCTGTTATGGCTTTGCAGCTCGTTATATGCATGTTTTAGGGTGTTACGCGGCGAGAAATATCACTATCCATTGTTGGGACGGTTCTAA
- a CDS encoding ComF family protein, translating into MYIIWYLDNYHPYRQQGRKNWRFDQASSVMLRFKQGQPEAIGYYLLKILGKYGRHEKYREVIEDGNLRFAVVPGHEAGQDESSVHKLARMLSAYYGRADYSRCLRRKHNMAKLSTGGNRSLLKQYRSMEVDASYTVSGKKFLLLDDIVTTGNSLIAARKRLLEAGAAEVYPLAMAQTVLEPETPFSNKEARDNPVNMDDMVTLVDERYDQKLKVWEDLR; encoded by the coding sequence TTGTATATCATCTGGTACCTGGATAATTATCATCCGTATCGGCAGCAGGGCAGAAAAAACTGGCGGTTTGATCAGGCAAGCAGTGTTATGCTGCGCTTCAAGCAGGGGCAGCCTGAGGCGATAGGATACTACCTGCTGAAAATATTGGGTAAATACGGCAGACATGAGAAGTATCGCGAGGTAATTGAGGACGGCAATCTGCGTTTTGCCGTTGTGCCCGGACATGAAGCGGGCCAAGATGAGTCCAGCGTCCATAAGTTGGCCCGTATGTTGTCGGCCTATTATGGACGTGCAGACTATAGCCGGTGCCTTAGACGCAAACATAACATGGCCAAATTATCGACAGGCGGTAACAGAAGCCTATTGAAGCAGTATCGTAGCATGGAAGTTGATGCCAGTTATACGGTATCCGGTAAGAAATTTCTGTTGCTGGATGATATTGTGACCACAGGGAATTCCCTGATTGCCGCCAGAAAGCGGCTGCTGGAAGCTGGTGCAGCAGAAGTGTATCCTTTGGCGATGGCGCAGACAGTTCTGGAACCGGAAACGCCATTTAGCAACAAGGAGGCGAGGGACAATCCTGTTAATATGGATGACATGGTGACGTTGGTGGACGAAAGATACGATCAGAAACTTAAGGTATGGGAAGATCTCCGATGA
- a CDS encoding cell division protein FtsZ, with protein sequence MSYIRKNAKDGLVDIKVVGIGGGGINVLNTLIKMGLENADFIAMDTDAEKLASSLASKKILIGENIFGVDSNVEGPFIGEQAAKESYGDIAEAIRGADMVIILACMGGNTGTGAAPIVASCAREIGALTFSITAKPLSLEGTKRCNTADEGMDILKKQADVSIIVVNERVWSIIDDNATTNDVFVFANVAISQIVRSITNYTKPSDIINMDFACMRSMLKGTGRAIIGMGEAIGENAILTATKNAMEPFGGECMQDAGVILMNVMGNTPNLMDLREASEVVREAAYRKAEIICNVVEDKTMDDKVIVTLLATKFGDDID encoded by the coding sequence ATGAGCTATATAAGAAAAAATGCTAAGGATGGATTGGTTGATATAAAGGTTGTCGGAATCGGTGGTGGTGGCATCAATGTCCTAAATACCCTGATTAAAATGGGGTTAGAGAATGCAGATTTTATTGCAATGGATACAGATGCTGAGAAACTCGCATCATCATTGGCATCAAAGAAAATACTTATAGGTGAGAACATTTTTGGTGTAGATAGTAATGTTGAAGGTCCTTTTATAGGGGAACAAGCGGCAAAAGAGAGCTATGGGGATATTGCTGAGGCAATAAGAGGTGCCGATATGGTGATTATTCTTGCATGTATGGGGGGCAATACGGGAACGGGGGCTGCACCGATTGTAGCGTCCTGTGCCCGAGAGATTGGAGCACTTACCTTCTCAATAACAGCGAAGCCTCTTTCTCTGGAGGGTACTAAGCGTTGTAATACTGCTGATGAAGGCATGGATATATTGAAAAAACAGGCAGATGTCAGCATTATCGTTGTGAATGAGCGTGTTTGGTCGATAATAGATGATAATGCAACGACAAATGATGTATTTGTTTTTGCCAATGTAGCGATTTCTCAGATAGTAAGATCTATAACGAATTATACTAAGCCGTCTGATATCATAAACATGGATTTTGCCTGCATGAGATCTATGTTAAAGGGGACAGGCCGGGCAATAATAGGAATGGGAGAGGCTATTGGCGAAAATGCTATATTGACGGCTACCAAAAACGCAATGGAGCCATTTGGGGGTGAATGCATGCAAGATGCTGGTGTTATCCTTATGAATGTTATGGGAAATACGCCTAACTTGATGGATTTAAGAGAGGCTTCTGAAGTCGTTAGAGAAGCTGCATATAGAAAAGCAGAAATAATCTGTAATGTGGTGGAAGACAAAACCATGGATGATAAAGTTATCGTTACATTATTAGCCACTAAATTTGGAGATGACATTGATTGA
- a CDS encoding zincin-like metallopeptidase domain-containing protein, with product MAWQSDKLKDAHKEMVEAIIHDMEEGKVFFWDSQHFGRPPRNICSEVKNGRETRRYHGKNNFILSVTAMAKGYKDSRWGTYETIKNAGGQVKKGEKATLIELWVWDKPVRHKNPKTGKWETVYKKDDKGNYLLDYNGKKIPKTVHLDVPIVKGIPVFNAEQADGLPPEHEIVVNLADRQAQMERIIAGSEAPVYFDQTNRNYYSPDRDEIHVMKAEDFKHMSGYYSTVIHEIAHSTGAESRLKRDGIIKGGGFGSESYAKEELVAELSSLFIAQEYDLKFDDAHYENHAAYLQSWIAVLKDNPDELYKAAEQAEKAVDYIKEHMLEKKKGQAVAEERSEYKYYLDQRPVSIGAVPNGFIRFDEEDKGGRYGAIYYGGKLTDKQVADYELRPAKQEKSVVRKLNPKEKLAAEIREDKAAAIGR from the coding sequence ATGGCCTGGCAAAGTGACAAGCTGAAGGACGCGCATAAGGAAATGGTAGAAGCGATTATCCATGATATGGAAGAAGGTAAGGTGTTTTTCTGGGATAGCCAGCATTTTGGCAGGCCTCCGCGCAATATATGCTCAGAGGTAAAAAACGGCAGAGAAACAAGGCGCTATCACGGGAAGAACAATTTCATCCTGAGCGTGACTGCCATGGCGAAAGGCTATAAGGACAGCCGCTGGGGAACATATGAGACCATAAAAAATGCCGGTGGTCAGGTAAAGAAGGGCGAAAAGGCCACATTGATTGAACTGTGGGTATGGGATAAGCCTGTTCGTCATAAAAATCCCAAAACGGGCAAGTGGGAAACGGTTTATAAGAAAGATGACAAAGGAAATTATCTGCTGGATTATAACGGCAAGAAGATTCCAAAGACAGTCCATCTGGATGTTCCCATTGTCAAAGGGATTCCTGTGTTTAATGCAGAACAGGCGGATGGCCTGCCCCCGGAACATGAAATCGTTGTAAATCTAGCAGACCGGCAGGCGCAAATGGAGCGTATTATTGCCGGGAGTGAGGCTCCGGTGTATTTTGACCAAACAAACAGGAATTACTACAGTCCTGACCGAGATGAAATCCATGTGATGAAAGCCGAAGATTTCAAGCATATGTCCGGCTATTATTCCACGGTGATTCATGAGATTGCTCATAGCACCGGAGCTGAGAGCAGGCTGAAGCGGGATGGGATAATAAAAGGCGGTGGTTTTGGCTCGGAAAGCTATGCCAAAGAAGAATTGGTGGCAGAGCTGTCATCGCTCTTTATCGCCCAGGAATATGATCTGAAATTTGATGATGCCCATTATGAAAACCATGCGGCCTATCTCCAGAGCTGGATTGCCGTACTGAAAGATAATCCGGATGAGTTGTATAAGGCAGCCGAACAGGCAGAAAAAGCAGTGGACTACATCAAGGAGCATATGTTGGAGAAAAAGAAAGGGCAGGCTGTGGCAGAAGAGCGCAGTGAATATAAATATTATCTGGATCAAAGACCGGTAAGTATCGGCGCGGTGCCCAATGGTTTCATCCGCTTTGATGAAGAAGATAAAGGCGGCAGATATGGTGCTATCTATTACGGAGGCAAACTTACCGATAAGCAGGTAGCTGACTATGAGCTTAGGCCTGCCAAGCAGGAAAAGAGCGTGGTCAGGAAGCTGAATCCCAAGGAAAAACTGGCAGCAGAAATCCGGGAAGATAAGGCAGCTGCGATAGGGAGGTGA
- a CDS encoding NERD domain-containing protein, translating into MARFYPSLNKNFHGSDGEQLVYDSLRQGLSDSYTVFHSFVWLGNDKQRRSEGEADFVVLHPSLGILVIEVKAGGISYQDGHWLQTNRYTGEDKIIDPLGQAAESQHHIINILRQKLPNLMPRPVVGRAAWFTSVVLDKKLPLPPSASPAILLDETDLDNPEAGLKRAFSFWKENLNAGKTDLSPAQFSQVVNTLMPSFRIAPAISSLIRENKEQYVRMTGQQSAILNFLSEQPIAAIHGPAGTGKTLLAVEKARMLSSLGQKTLYLCFNEFLLEALRKAYYQEKNITFHNVRTLGQEILDREDIPIDKIIPTFEQYLDEEYDDSLWPYPNIIVDEAQDLSDTLLEHLSYLMEMTGGVFYTFYDRNQAIMKREPSKWIDEHADCRLVLYRNCRNTSEIAKLISGLVQVKEESYINDIHGKQPQCFTYKDRKELQTIAANFVKEMLKNGLKPDDIVILSIHRTETNPLNELTALAGIPLSGKKEPNKVWFTSIRKFKGLEAQAVLIVDFRYSEADSELARRIFYVGCSRANAYLQVALFKDTEEIKDADLMRTLGIG; encoded by the coding sequence ATGGCTAGATTTTACCCTTCCCTAAACAAGAACTTTCACGGCAGTGATGGCGAGCAGTTGGTATATGATTCCCTACGGCAGGGGCTTTCCGATAGCTATACTGTGTTCCATTCCTTTGTGTGGCTGGGCAATGACAAACAGCGGCGCAGTGAAGGAGAGGCAGATTTTGTCGTTCTGCATCCATCCCTGGGAATTCTGGTCATCGAGGTCAAGGCTGGAGGCATCTCCTATCAAGATGGGCATTGGCTTCAGACCAATCGCTACACTGGGGAGGATAAAATCATTGACCCATTGGGGCAAGCTGCGGAGAGCCAACACCACATCATCAACATACTGCGTCAAAAACTCCCGAACCTTATGCCTCGGCCTGTTGTAGGACGGGCTGCTTGGTTTACTTCAGTAGTACTGGATAAGAAGCTCCCCCTGCCCCCGTCTGCCTCTCCCGCTATTCTGCTGGACGAGACGGATTTGGATAATCCTGAGGCGGGACTAAAAAGAGCCTTTTCCTTCTGGAAGGAGAACTTGAACGCAGGGAAGACAGACCTGTCCCCTGCCCAGTTCTCGCAAGTAGTAAACACGCTGATGCCCAGCTTCCGTATTGCTCCGGCCATCAGCAGCCTGATTCGGGAGAACAAGGAGCAGTATGTGCGGATGACCGGCCAGCAATCCGCTATCCTGAATTTCCTATCAGAGCAGCCCATTGCCGCAATCCACGGCCCTGCCGGTACTGGCAAGACCCTGCTAGCGGTGGAAAAAGCTCGGATGCTGTCTTCCTTAGGGCAGAAAACCCTTTACCTATGCTTTAACGAATTCCTACTGGAGGCTCTTCGCAAGGCATATTATCAGGAAAAAAACATCACCTTTCACAATGTCCGCACCCTGGGGCAGGAAATCCTTGATCGAGAGGATATACCCATCGACAAGATAATCCCTACCTTCGAGCAGTATCTTGATGAAGAATACGATGACAGCCTCTGGCCCTACCCAAACATTATCGTTGACGAGGCTCAGGATTTAAGCGATACGCTGTTGGAGCACCTATCCTACCTAATGGAAATGACTGGCGGCGTATTCTACACCTTCTATGACCGCAATCAGGCTATCATGAAGCGGGAGCCCTCAAAGTGGATTGACGAACATGCTGACTGCCGTCTGGTGCTTTACCGCAATTGCCGGAACACCTCTGAGATAGCCAAGCTAATCAGTGGTCTCGTTCAAGTCAAGGAGGAAAGCTACATCAATGACATCCATGGCAAGCAGCCCCAGTGCTTCACCTATAAGGACAGAAAGGAGCTTCAGACCATAGCAGCCAACTTCGTCAAAGAAATGCTGAAAAATGGCCTGAAGCCCGATGATATAGTTATCCTCAGCATCCACCGTACTGAAACCAATCCTCTTAACGAACTCACGGCATTGGCCGGGATTCCCCTTTCCGGCAAAAAGGAACCAAACAAGGTATGGTTTACCTCCATACGGAAGTTCAAAGGGCTGGAAGCCCAGGCCGTCCTTATTGTGGACTTCAGATACAGCGAAGCAGATAGTGAACTGGCCCGCCGTATTTTCTACGTTGGCTGCTCAAGAGCCAATGCCTATTTGCAGGTGGCTCTCTTCAAGGATACTGAGGAAATAAAGGATGCCGATTTGATGCGGACGCTCGGCATTGGCTGA